The nucleotide sequence TAAAGATGGCTACAGTTACAGGATTAGGAATAATAGTTATAGGATTAATTGGCCTCATCATTTCAGTTGTGTTTCATATTATATAAAAAATTTTATAGATGTATAGAGGATAGTTAACATGAAAAATTGAAAAAGGAAGAGGAGAATGGCATGCTTTATGTTTACCGGGTAACGGCTGGACAGGAGAAAGTAGTTGCAGAGATGCTCATAAAAAGGATAAAGAAGGAAGGCATCCCAGTTTATGCAATTGCTGTTTTTGATGACCTTAAAGGATACTTGATTGTTGAGGCTGCTGATGAGGTTGCTGCACGCCAAGCAGCTATGAAGATATCACACATCAAAGGCGTTTTGCAAAAGCAGATGGATTTTTCAGATATTGATGCGCTAATTGAAGCTTCTAAACCAGCAGTCATGACACTAAACATAGGCGACATAGTTGAACTTGTGTCAGGTCCATTTAAAGGAGAAAAAGCAAAGGTAGTGAAAATTGAAGAGGGAAAGGATGAAGTTACTGTTGAGCTAACGGAAGTCGCTGTTCCCATTCCGGTTACAGTGAAGGCAGGTGTTCTGCGTGTCTACCAAAAAGTTGAGGATAGGTAGGCATAAAAGCAGACAAGAATCTTTCTTTTGATTAATCTTTCTTTTTTCCAAAGACCTTGAAATAAAGTATCAGACCAACAAGAAGGATAGCTATCGGAAGTAGTAGCTCACTTTGAAAGTTCTTGTTTTCCTTCTCAACTGCTATATTGATGGATTTTGTTACATAGCCTGCTTTTGATATTGTAAGTGTCTTTGTACCGGATGAAGAGGATGATAGCAAAAGCGGACTTGAACCTTTAATTTCTTGTCCTTCCCATGAGTAGTAAAAGTCACTTAGAGGATTATCGTACTCATCTGTGATATTCACATAAAAATGAGTTGACACTCTAACTTGGCTTGGGGCTGAAACATTTATCGGTTTGGGCATTGCAAAATTAGAACGATGGACTTTTATAGTGGTATAAAGACCTCTTTCTTCTCTCCCAGATTTATCTACAACCTTGCACACTATTGTAAATGGGCCTTGCAGAATTGGTCGGGGGTCAAAAAAATATGACCAACTGGCAGCTTCTTCTATATTTTTAGTGTCTAAGTTTGCCTTTTTCCATGGTCCTTCGTTTACACTTACATATACGTCTCTAACTCCGTTGGTTGCAAACGCTTTTCCAAAAATGCGCTGAAGAGCCATCCCGATTTTTTCATCATTTTGTGGCTCCTCTATTGAACAAAAGGAATTAAGAGAGATTGAATGTAAGAATCCATCTCCTGTTGCAATTATGAGATTATAATTGGAGATTGCTGTATGCTGAATAAACTCTCCAAAGCGGATACTAGAAATAACTTTGCCCGAGACGGGGTTTAGGAAATATAGCTTTCCATCATTTGAGCCAACTAAAAGAAAGCCTGAGCTGAGTGTGGGTTTGGATTGTACTGCCCCTCCTACTTTTGTTATAAAAACCTCCTGACCGCTGCTTATGTTGACGCAATGCACTTTTCCGTCGTTCGTGCCAAAAAAGAGTAACTGCCCGTCTTTGAGAAATTCGCCTGCTGCAAGCGCTTGGAGAGGATATTGCCAAAGCTTCTTACCGCTTTCTAAGGAATAGAGGGTTAATGAATAGTCTGTTGTTGAAACTACGACACCAAGCTCAGTCAGCGTTAGGGATGTGGGCCATCCGCCAGATATGGGAACTCTCCAAAGAAGGGAGTTATTTGCGGTAGAGTATAGAGAAAGAGAAGACTCAGATGCAACAGCTAAATAACCACTCCAAAATGCTGTGCGAGAAACGCTTCCATCAGTGTCATTTATGTGCGAAAAGAGTGAGCCTGAGCGCGGATTATAAAAAAAGATTCCATCATCTTTTTCGATAACAAGCGCATCGTTATGGATGAGGAGTCTTAGCGCATTTGAAATTGGAATGGTGTATTTTTCTTTTCCTGTTAGAGAATCAAGCGCGTATACGGCTGTAGCATCTGCCACAAATATAATATCTTTGTATGCAACAGGATTTGTAAGTGGGGTTGGAAAACTGAGCAAAAAAAACAGTGAGCCATCTTCTTTGTTTACTGAATAAAGCTCGTTTTTGATAGTTGTAACGGAAATTGCACTTTCGCTAACATCTAATCCAATTGGCTCTGAGTGGAAGTTAAAAATCCAATTTGAAAGAGAAAACGAAAACGCTGCAAAAAGGACAAACAGAAAGGGGATTATGAATGGTTTGCGCAAGCGTATCAACCAAGCTTATTATCATGAAGGCCTGCGTTTATATCTTTAATCACTTCCTTTGCTGATTTACCATCGCATGTAACTCCAAGTGAGACGCAAGTTCCCAATATTTCTTTTACCTTTGCTTTGAGGGATTTGGAGAGTGTCTCTTTCATTTTTGCAATTTTTATGACCTGCTCAATTGTTATGTTGCCTGCTATCTGTCCTTTTTCTTTTCTTCCTTTTTCTATCTTGAGTTCTCCCTTTATTAGTTCTCCGGTTGGAGGAGAGCCCACAATTATCTCATAGCTTTT is from Candidatus Anstonellales archaeon and encodes:
- a CDS encoding protein translocase SEC61 complex subunit gamma, with the translated sequence MLNIREFFSRCARIMNVFSRPKKKEFIKMATVTGLGIIVIGLIGLIISVVFHII
- a CDS encoding transcription elongation factor Spt5, which translates into the protein MLYVYRVTAGQEKVVAEMLIKRIKKEGIPVYAIAVFDDLKGYLIVEAADEVAARQAAMKISHIKGVLQKQMDFSDIDALIEASKPAVMTLNIGDIVELVSGPFKGEKAKVVKIEEGKDEVTVELTEVAVPIPVTVKAGVLRVYQKVEDR
- a CDS encoding PQQ-binding-like beta-propeller repeat protein, yielding MRKPFIIPFLFVLFAAFSFSLSNWIFNFHSEPIGLDVSESAISVTTIKNELYSVNKEDGSLFFLLSFPTPLTNPVAYKDIIFVADATAVYALDSLTGKEKYTIPISNALRLLIHNDALVIEKDDGIFFYNPRSGSLFSHINDTDGSVSRTAFWSGYLAVASESSLSLYSTANNSLLWRVPISGGWPTSLTLTELGVVVSTTDYSLTLYSLESGKKLWQYPLQALAAGEFLKDGQLLFFGTNDGKVHCVNISSGQEVFITKVGGAVQSKPTLSSGFLLVGSNDGKLYFLNPVSGKVISSIRFGEFIQHTAISNYNLIIATGDGFLHSISLNSFCSIEEPQNDEKIGMALQRIFGKAFATNGVRDVYVSVNEGPWKKANLDTKNIEEAASWSYFFDPRPILQGPFTIVCKVVDKSGREERGLYTTIKVHRSNFAMPKPINVSAPSQVRVSTHFYVNITDEYDNPLSDFYYSWEGQEIKGSSPLLLSSSSSGTKTLTISKAGYVTKSINIAVEKENKNFQSELLLPIAILLVGLILYFKVFGKKKD
- a CDS encoding 50S ribosomal protein L11, whose amino-acid sequence is MSKATIEAIVEGGRASAGPPLGPALGPLGVNIPQIIAKINEQTKHLDGLKVPIKVVVDPKTKSYEIIVGSPPTGELIKGELKIEKGRKEKGQIAGNITIEQVIKIAKMKETLSKSLKAKVKEILGTCVSLGVTCDGKSAKEVIKDINAGLHDNKLG